A window from Schistosoma haematobium chromosome 3, whole genome shotgun sequence encodes these proteins:
- the REC8_1 gene encoding meiosis-specific component of sister chromatid cohesion complex (EggNog:ENOG410V56T~COG:D), producing the protein MDSVNAISTNVDSSLMPSAQFSTEIINNSTHLENIKQSNVVLEQVELTKDFLTETEMTQILPQEEEERTFTSASEQNLCPISLSRLNPLHPVESEENTHRRRIKKHSNKLIIDEITRLTASELRWNMLHGEETMVTRDIYLADSTPRSQTRYLLSRSVSRLFSVPSNLETALSLRLCELWCYHRRLCEKALQKRKLDDLSLNNDVIQTKRPAKSLSIKMNAITEENESSVEIQRIAGDHSSLIGSESIFGTSNIIDVTNNQTISVRESLVQMKESFGGASDQPIPDIVTNVRDNTASEITRQALDLPIPGTSISLPTECTTLVPVIEEPEENLQQQNELDSTSVVPNLTEALPDQSQLPTEVSSLTGKHFHDKSQLWRYLYSQLIESNSYSIDIGNLCPLGCSKKQAAFVFMTLLEFAKNRQIILSQCVAFGQILITIIH; encoded by the exons ATGGACTCAGTCAATGC AATTTCAACTAATGTGGATAGTTCACTAATG CCTTCTGCACAGTTCAGCactgaaataattaataattctaCTCATTTGGAAAACATCAAACAATCGAATGTTGTATTAGAACAAGTTGAATTGACTAAAGATTTTTTAACAGAAACAGAAATGACTCAGATATTACCGcaggaagaagaagaaag AACCTTTACTAGTGCTTCTGAACAGAACTTATGTCCAATTTCGTTATCTCGATTAAATCCATTACATCCTGTCGAATCTGAGGAGAATACGCATCGTCGTCGTATAAAAAAGCATTCTAATAAGCTCATCATTGATGAAATCACCCGACTAACAGCATCAGAATTACGCTGGAACATGTTACATGGCGAGGAGACTATGGTTACACGAGACATTTATCTGGCTGATTCAACTCCACGCAGTCAAACACGATATCTGTTGTCTCGGAGTGTTTCACGATTATTCTCTGTCCCCAGTAATCTGGAAACTGCTCTTAGTTTAAGACTTTGTGAA CTTTGGTGTTATCATCGGCGTTTATGTGAAAAAGCTTTACAAAAAAGGAAATTAGATGATTTGTCATTAAATAATGATGTAATCCAAACTAAACGTCCTGCtaaatcattatcaataaaaatgaatgcTATTACAGAAGAAAATGAATCTTCAGTAGAAATTCAAAGAATTGCTGGAGATCATTCTTCTCTAATTGGATCTGAATCTATTTTTGGAACTAGTAATATAATTGATGTAACCAATAATCAG ACGATCAGTGTGCGTGAATCATTAGTGCAAATGAAAGAATCTTTTGGGGGTGCTAGTGATCAACCTATCCCAGATATCGTAACAAATGTACGTGATAATACTGCTTCTGAAATAACTCGTCAAGCTCTAGATCTCCCTATTCCAGGGACTTCAATATCTTTGCCTACTGAGTGTACAACATTAGTTCCTGTAATTGAAGAACCTGAAGAAAATCTGCAACAACAAAATGAGTTGG ATTCTACGTCTGTTGTTCCCAATTTAACTGAAGCACTACCTGATCAATCTCAACTGCCTACTGAAGTTTCCTCTTTAACGGGAAAACATTTTCATGATAAATCACAATTATGGAG ATATCTCTATAGTCAACTAATAGAGTCAAATTCTTATTCGATCGACATTGGAAACCTTTGTCCATTGGGTTGCAGTAAAAAACAAGCAGCATTTGTATTCATGACGCTTTTAG AGTTTGCCAAAAATCGCCAAATTATTTTATCACAATGTGTAGCTTTTGGACAAATTCTCATAACAATAATACACTAA
- the UBA3_1 gene encoding NEDD8-activating protein uba3 (EggNog:ENOG410V5QE~COG:O), with protein MSSVISDKKWSNLKCILGRSGPFHRSEFEPSNELLSMVREHVKILVIGAGGLGCELLKNLAMMGFCHLEVIDMDIIDISNLNRQFLFRSHDVGKPKANVAADFIMRRIPTCKVVPHYNKIQDFGAPFYKQFNAVVCGLDSVTARRWINSMLHFQWYFQDKGVFFTVKMFSYI; from the exons ATGTCTTCAGTGATTTCTGACAAAAAGTGGAGCAACCTTAAATGCATTCTTGGACGTTCTGGTCCATTTCATCGGTCAGAATTCGAGCCGTCAAATGAA CTCTTAAGCATGGTTAGAGAACATGTGAAAATCCTTGTCATTGGAGCTGGAGGTTTGGGTTGTGAGCTTCTGAAAAACCTT GCTATGATGGGGTTTTGTCATCTGGAGGTCATAGACATGGACATAATCGATATTTCTAATTTGAACAGACAATTTCTGTTTCGATCTCACGATGTCGGCAAACCGAAAGCCAATGTTGCAGCGGATTTTATCATGCGCCGCATTCCAACGTGCAAAGTTGTCCCACACTACAATAAAATTCAAGATTTCGGTGCGCCgttttataaacaatttaatgCTGTGGTTTGTGGTCTGGATTCAGTTACAGCTCGGCGGTGGATTAATTCTATGCTG CATTTCCAATGGTATTTTCAGGACAAAGGTGTATTTTTCACAGTGAAAATGTTTAGTTATATTTAA